In Alistipes sp. ZOR0009, a single genomic region encodes these proteins:
- a CDS encoding thioredoxin family protein, protein MRKIVMSLSVVALMFTVMPMQAAKLAMGNRGADSVAVDGGILFSHDAWADILKRAKSENKMIFMDCYTSWCGPCKVLAKTVFKDADVASLMNDKFINVKVDMEKGEGVDLKNRFEVKAFPTLLFFTPSGEVEHRIVGSVPVNEFIREANVALSGKGLNSFIKKYKAGVRDTAFLKEYIKIVNASYLKEEAKAASMELITALGMPYMLTPEGWNIFKENINDTYSAQFLYFWKNRPLFAEKVGQAEVNRKTNLSWNMQAYSFTKNVGDKWLFDEAGFGKYLEYMKSMDVKNIEDVKFYALVDAYGKMGKWSSFADLIDARIKTKDDVDLMMLYNYPMRLEQKCTDIKVRKRAIAWVDLGIKRASANESTKMWLDSLVKLKESLSKPSSTKK, encoded by the coding sequence ATGAGAAAAATAGTAATGAGCTTAAGTGTTGTGGCACTTATGTTCACGGTTATGCCTATGCAGGCTGCTAAGCTAGCTATGGGAAATAGGGGAGCCGACTCCGTTGCTGTAGATGGAGGGATTCTCTTTAGCCACGATGCTTGGGCCGACATTCTTAAGCGGGCAAAATCCGAAAATAAGATGATTTTTATGGATTGCTACACCTCGTGGTGTGGCCCCTGCAAGGTTTTGGCTAAAACGGTATTTAAGGATGCCGACGTAGCGAGCTTGATGAACGATAAGTTTATCAACGTTAAGGTTGATATGGAAAAAGGCGAGGGGGTAGACCTTAAAAATAGGTTCGAGGTAAAAGCTTTCCCTACGCTCCTTTTCTTTACCCCTAGCGGCGAGGTGGAACATCGTATTGTAGGCTCGGTGCCTGTTAACGAGTTTATAAGGGAGGCAAATGTTGCGCTGTCGGGTAAAGGGTTAAACTCCTTTATAAAGAAATACAAGGCGGGTGTGCGCGATACCGCCTTCCTAAAGGAGTATATCAAGATCGTAAACGCATCCTACCTTAAGGAGGAGGCTAAGGCAGCCTCTATGGAGCTGATTACCGCTTTGGGAATGCCCTACATGCTAACACCAGAGGGATGGAATATCTTTAAGGAGAATATAAACGATACCTATTCGGCTCAGTTTCTCTACTTCTGGAAGAATCGACCCCTATTTGCCGAAAAGGTAGGACAGGCGGAGGTAAATAGGAAGACAAACCTATCATGGAATATGCAGGCTTACTCCTTTACCAAAAATGTGGGAGATAAATGGCTGTTTGATGAGGCAGGCTTTGGCAAGTACCTCGAATACATGAAGTCGATGGACGTTAAGAACATTGAGGATGTGAAGTTTTACGCCCTAGTTGATGCCTATGGTAAGATGGGGAAATGGAGCAGCTTTGCCGATTTGATAGATGCGCGCATAAAGACTAAGGACGATGTAGATCTGATGATGCTTTACAACTATCCCATGCGCTTAGAGCAGAAGTGTACTGATATAAAGGTGCGCAAGCGTGCAATTGCCTGGGTTGATTTGGGTATTAAGCGTGCATCGGCCAACGAATCGACCAAAATGTGGCTCGATAGCCTTGTAAAGCTCAAGGAGAGCCTCTCTAAACCCAGTTCCACCAAGAAGTAA
- a CDS encoding TlpA family protein disulfide reductase, with the protein MKRFLILGVMALFAASSLYAQTKGAASQKKEITVKGKLQFTKDPFNRTYVDYGIRLSKGKGDKKVELMRVTPDANGNFSFKVDATNPQLYNLSVYGIEYVDFWAHKDDLTINVRGVDTCRYLVKNPPFVYIEGSEDNNVLNLVSQATYLNYQRMILTYQEDYKAGQTKDSVWHECVRNNIRALDKDLNERIRLIVRMYKDRPTVLYAVNMLDKKVDRELILNTYDVLIKKFPWFTEAKEAKESFLKNENQEKLLAIGAVAPDFTFPNLDGKMVSLKDLRGKLLIVDFWASWCGPCRQETPNIKAVYEKYKDKGLEVLSVSIDKKESDWRKAVEEDKLTWLQLNAKDSKKLMQDYQFSGIPYIILIDKDGKFVAKNIRGEKIEAAVKKALNL; encoded by the coding sequence ATGAAAAGATTTTTGATTTTAGGTGTGATGGCTTTATTTGCAGCCTCATCATTATATGCACAAACAAAGGGTGCAGCCTCTCAAAAGAAGGAGATTACCGTAAAAGGGAAGCTGCAATTTACCAAGGATCCCTTTAATAGGACCTACGTAGATTATGGAATAAGGCTATCGAAGGGAAAAGGGGACAAGAAGGTGGAGCTGATGAGGGTTACTCCTGATGCCAATGGCAACTTTTCCTTTAAGGTAGATGCAACCAACCCGCAGCTATACAACCTAAGCGTTTACGGCATTGAGTACGTAGATTTTTGGGCCCATAAGGACGATCTTACCATAAATGTGCGCGGTGTAGATACCTGCCGCTACCTTGTAAAAAATCCTCCTTTTGTTTACATCGAAGGTTCGGAGGATAACAACGTGCTGAACTTGGTAAGCCAAGCTACTTACTTAAACTACCAGCGTATGATTCTTACCTACCAGGAGGATTATAAGGCAGGACAAACAAAAGATTCTGTTTGGCACGAGTGCGTAAGAAACAACATCAGAGCATTAGACAAGGATTTGAATGAGCGTATTAGGCTTATTGTAAGAATGTACAAAGATCGCCCAACAGTTCTTTACGCCGTAAACATGTTAGACAAGAAGGTGGATAGAGAGCTAATCTTGAATACCTACGATGTGCTTATTAAGAAGTTCCCTTGGTTTACCGAGGCAAAGGAGGCAAAAGAGAGCTTCCTAAAGAATGAAAATCAGGAAAAGCTGCTAGCTATTGGCGCAGTTGCTCCAGACTTTACATTTCCTAACCTTGATGGCAAGATGGTTAGCCTAAAAGATTTAAGAGGTAAGCTGCTTATTGTTGATTTCTGGGCATCATGGTGTGGTCCATGCCGTCAGGAAACCCCAAATATCAAGGCCGTTTACGAAAAGTATAAGGATAAGGGGCTAGAGGTGCTTAGCGTTTCTATTGACAAGAAGGAGAGCGACTGGAGAAAGGCCGTAGAAGAGGATAAGCTAACATGGTTGCAGCTTAACGCTAAAGATTCGAAGAAGCTTATGCAGGATTACCAGTTCAGCGGAATCCCTTACATCATTCTCATTGATAAGGATGGAAAGTTTGTCGCCAAAAATATTAGGGGCGAAAAGATAGAGGCAGCCGTAAAAAAGGCGCTTAACCTGTAA
- a CDS encoding RagB/SusD family nutrient uptake outer membrane protein produces MKKMLFYAALPAVMLLATSCDSWLDLAPEDTLTEERAFESEKSVESILAGTYHSFYQAVLGSGSTYYPGFIIGDQTTDVLHLSNENNSFVNATFDYDDQSIKDIWSTYYTAVNNANVIITNIPKYAKYSEAARSRQLAEASFLRAYLYFDLLKFFGDGALLGQMQGLGLPLQLKPYNGYDGSQIIPRSTNEQVYEQVVKDLSFAVANLPASYGSDQKNGARATKLSASALLSRVYLYKHDFAKAAKFAKDVIDGGVYGLSTFTELFPYNEKGKFIPIPLTKEHIFALPISSNGSQSTQYNTNNLGSAYYYKSSYWIEKAFIRSHEKGDQRVSKLMYLGFPDRQVNDSTTFKFNNSDGRDNVPLIRYAEILLTRAEALAREDGVNAESVALLNQVRGRAIPGVTPLVVSNFVSAQELLDRILRERFIELAFEGQNRYDLIRTGRPLKNKTLPDNKKVLPIPQSEVDISKGVIKQNPGFL; encoded by the coding sequence ATGAAAAAGATGCTTTTTTATGCTGCTCTGCCAGCAGTAATGCTATTGGCAACATCGTGCGACTCTTGGCTCGACCTTGCACCCGAAGATACGCTAACAGAGGAGCGTGCTTTCGAAAGTGAGAAGTCGGTAGAGTCGATTCTTGCCGGAACCTACCACTCCTTTTACCAAGCGGTACTTGGTAGTGGTTCAACCTACTATCCGGGCTTTATTATTGGCGATCAAACTACCGATGTGCTACATCTTAGCAATGAGAATAACAGCTTTGTTAATGCCACCTTCGATTACGACGATCAATCCATAAAGGATATCTGGTCGACCTACTATACTGCGGTAAATAACGCCAACGTTATTATTACCAACATTCCCAAGTATGCAAAGTATAGCGAGGCGGCTCGTAGTAGGCAGCTGGCAGAGGCTTCTTTCCTCCGCGCTTACCTCTACTTCGATTTGCTAAAATTCTTTGGCGATGGTGCGCTGTTGGGGCAGATGCAGGGGCTAGGACTTCCGCTTCAGCTAAAGCCTTACAACGGTTACGATGGCTCGCAAATAATTCCTCGCTCAACAAACGAGCAGGTGTACGAGCAGGTGGTAAAAGATTTGTCGTTTGCAGTAGCCAATCTCCCTGCCAGCTATGGTAGCGATCAAAAGAATGGTGCTCGTGCAACAAAGCTTTCGGCCTCGGCATTGCTTTCGAGGGTTTACCTGTATAAGCACGATTTTGCGAAGGCCGCTAAGTTTGCTAAGGATGTAATTGATGGCGGTGTTTATGGGCTTTCGACATTTACCGAGCTATTCCCATACAACGAGAAGGGTAAGTTTATTCCCATTCCGCTTACCAAGGAGCATATTTTTGCCCTTCCTATTAGCAGCAATGGAAGTCAAAGCACCCAGTATAACACCAATAACTTGGGCTCTGCCTACTACTACAAAAGCTCCTACTGGATCGAAAAGGCGTTTATTCGCTCGCACGAGAAGGGGGATCAGCGGGTTAGCAAGCTAATGTATCTTGGTTTCCCAGATAGGCAGGTTAACGACTCTACCACCTTTAAGTTTAATAATTCTGATGGAAGAGACAACGTTCCGCTAATTCGTTACGCCGAGATTCTGCTAACTAGAGCCGAAGCGCTTGCTCGCGAAGATGGGGTAAATGCAGAATCGGTTGCGCTACTGAATCAGGTGCGCGGACGCGCTATTCCTGGGGTTACACCTTTGGTGGTTTCCAACTTTGTAAGCGCGCAGGAGCTGCTTGATCGCATTTTGAGGGAGCGATTTATCGAGCTTGCATTCGAGGGACAAAATCGCTACGATTTAATACGAACTGGTCGCCCGTTGAAAAACAAAACGCTACCCGATAATAAGAAGGTGCTTCCAATACCTCAAAGCGAGGTGGATATAAGCAAGGGCGTAATCAAGCAAAACCCCGGCTTTTTGTAG